DNA sequence from the Candidatus Poribacteria bacterium genome:
GATGGACAAACCACTTTTCTAATATTCTTTCTTCTGCCTGTGTCGGATACACAGGATACTTAAAGGTTAATCTCATGGTATATCGTGTATCGTGCGTTTATTCCCTAATCAGTGGGAGGCAGACACGTTACCAAGCGGTAACGCTGATTATGTCTGCCAACACGATACTAATATTATATTACATTTTGGACGGAACGTCAAATATATTTTGGTGTTTTGGTCCTTTCCAAGAAGGCGGTTTTTTCCTCCCAAAGCTAAAGCATTGGGATTCCAAAACCGACTATTCCCTTGAAACTGCCTTAAGTATAGTGGAAGAGCTGACAAATGTCAAGCGAAAAGAAGATGGCTTCGCGGGAATTTCATTTGACGTATAAACGAATCTATGTTACTCTCTTTTTGGCATGGTTTCTTATAAAACATGCAGTGATAAATTAATATCAGTTGCAATCGAAGGATTGCTTGTACAGCAAAATCGCCTCAATTTAAAAACCGAGCCGTTGGAGATGAATATGTTAAAAAAACTGAATTATTATAGTAAACTTTCAAAATCTATGGGTTCCATCAGAATTGTTCTTCTATTATTTGGGATCCTGCTGAGTCTTGTAGGCTGTGAAAAGATAACGCCACCGATGTTACCAGAGGTCAGCACTCCAGATACAGAACCGCTCACCGTGATGACCTACAACGTTTACGTCGGAAGCAGCGCAGAACCGCTTCTATCTGTAGAAAATGTGTTACAGGTACCACAGGAAGTCGCCACTATGTACAACAACGTGATTGCCGCTGATTTTCCGGGACGTGCTGTGGCAATTGCCAAGTCCATAATGACATACCAACCACACCTCATCGGCTTACAAGAAATTTCGCTCATTCGCACGCAAAGTCCAGGCAATTCTATTGCAGAAAGAACGCCTGATGCTGAAGAGGTCGTCTTAGATTATCTCCAAATTTTGATGGACGCGCTCCAAGCAGAAGGCTTGAGCTATCAGGTCGCTGCTCAAGTCGAAAACCTTGATGTGGAAATGCCGATGTTCACTGATACTGGAATTGCTGATGTCCGATTAACCGATTATGATGTGATACTTTCCCGCAGCGATGTCGCAATATCACATCCTACAAGCGCAAACTACGCAAATGCCCTTACCATCGAAAGTCTCGGTCTTGAAGTAAAAAGAGGTTACGCTGCCATAAATGCCACTGTTTCTGGTGTCACTTACCGCGTTGTTAATATACATTTGGAGGCATTCGCGGAAGAAAACAGGGTCGCACAAGTGCAGGAATTGGTAGGTAGCCTCAGCGACGAAACTTTACCGATTGTCCTGTTAGGAGATTTCAATACAAGAGCACCCGATGGCACCGTCTATCATCTTTTGCTATCCGCGGGGTATGTTGACCTCTGGCAGATGGATTCCCAGGGAACTGGTAACACTTGTTGCCAAGACGATGACATCCTGAATGAAGTGAGTGATCTCTCTGTCCGGATTGATCAGATTTTTGTCCGAAATTTTGAACTGCCTCCGCAGATTCTAACTCACACCATAGGAGATACCCCCTCAGAACGGCTACCTTCCGGGTTGTGGCCCTCCGACCACGCAGGAGTTGTCGCCCATCTCGCCTTTGAATAGCGAAAACTGGTTTAGTTACTTAAAAAGTAAAGCGCGCTGTGCGGAGTTTGAAATCCGTCGCAGCGCGCTTTACTTTTAATCGAACACATCCCTACTCGAAAACCTCGAGTTTGCCATCTTTAACAATCAGAACAACAGGGTCATAAATAGCGTCTCCGTTAGAATCAAAGGAGAACTTACCCAAAATGGTGTCAAAGTCTTTGATCTCAGCGAGCGCAGCAGCAATCGCTTCTGAATCCGTTGATTGTGCATTTTTAATCGCTTCTGCGAGGATATAAACAGCAGCATACGATTGTGCCGCCCAAACACTGGGTTCCATGCCGTATTTCGCGGTGTAATTCTGAACGAAAGTCTGATGTCCGGGAGTATCAGCTGTGCTAACCCAATCCGTAAAAGTAATCGTTCCCTCGGCGGCATCCCCCGCGCTTTGAACTTCGTCTATAGAAACTAAAGTTTGGACAATTTTAAGAATTAAGATGCGAGAAAGCAGAAAAGCAGGTATCCTTTCATAAAGACTCTAACCTTTTTGAAAGGATGCTAAAAATGAACCTGCTTCTCCANNNNNNNNNNNNNNNNNNNNNNNNNNNNNNNNNNNNNNNNNNNNNNNNNNNNNNNNNNNNNNNNNNNNNNNNNNNNNNNNNNNNNNNNNNNNNNNNNNNNNNNNNNNNNNNNNNNNNNNNNNNNNNNNNNNNNNNNNNNNNNNNNNNNNNNNNNNNNNNNNNNNNNNNNNNNNNNNNNNNNNNNNNNNNNNNNNNNNNNNNNNNNNNNNNNNNNNNNNNNNNNNNNNNNNNNNNNNNNNNNNNNNNNNNNNNNNNNNNNNNNNNNNNNNNNNNNNNNNNNNNNNNNNNNNNNNNNNNNNNNNNNNNNNNNNNNNNNNNNNNNNNNNNNNNNNNNNNNNNNNNNNNNNNNNNNNNNNNNNNNNNNNNNNNNNNNNNNNNNNNNNNNNNNNNNNNNNNNNNNNNNNNNNNNNGTCCCGCAGACGCTCCGCGATAAAAAGGATGCTGTCTTGAAGCGTATCTGTTCACAGATCCCTCGCGGACTTATCCTTTTCGATAGAGGGTTCGCACGTCGAAAGGTCTTTGAAATGTTATTGGGTTTCGGACATCACCTCCTGTGTCGGGCGAAGTCCAATGCGGTGTTCTATCGGATACCCAAACCCCCGAAACACCCGAAACCCGGACGTCCCCGGAAATATGGAGACCGTTTGAACATCCAGCGACTCCGGTATCAGGGGATGTCCATCGGAAACAAAGACTACCAGATCACTTCACACCTCGTGCGCACAAAAATGTGTCCCGTGGATGTCCGACTCGTCGTGATACGCAG
Encoded proteins:
- a CDS encoding endonuclease/exonuclease/phosphatase family protein gives rise to the protein MLKKLNYYSKLSKSMGSIRIVLLLFGILLSLVGCEKITPPMLPEVSTPDTEPLTVMTYNVYVGSSAEPLLSVENVLQVPQEVATMYNNVIAADFPGRAVAIAKSIMTYQPHLIGLQEISLIRTQSPGNSIAERTPDAEEVVLDYLQILMDALQAEGLSYQVAAQVENLDVEMPMFTDTGIADVRLTDYDVILSRSDVAISHPTSANYANALTIESLGLEVKRGYAAINATVSGVTYRVVNIHLEAFAEENRVAQVQELVGSLSDETLPIVLLGDFNTRAPDGTVYHLLLSAGYVDLWQMDSQGTGNTCCQDDDILNEVSDLSVRIDQIFVRNFELPPQILTHTIGDTPSERLPSGLWPSDHAGVVAHLAFE
- a CDS encoding ABC transporter substrate-binding protein, whose product is MPAFLLSRILILKIVQTLVSIDEVQSAGDAAEGTITFTDWVSTADTPGHQTFVQNYTAKYGMEPSVWAAQSYAAVYILAEAIKNAQSTDSEAIAAALAEIKDFDTILGKFSFDSNGDAIYDPVVLIVKDGKLEVFE
- a CDS encoding transposase, which produces VPQTLRDKKDAVLKRICSQIPRGLILFDRGFARRKVFEMLLGFGHHLLCRAKSNAVFYRIPKPPKHPKPGRPRKYGDRLNIQRLRYQGMSIGNKDYQITSHLVRTKMCPVDVRLVVIRRRPKRWKPYRYFLVFTTDLTLEIPQIVEYYQHRWQIETAFRDLKQEFGFSG